A genomic region of Pelodiscus sinensis isolate JC-2024 chromosome 1, ASM4963464v1, whole genome shotgun sequence contains the following coding sequences:
- the LOC102453779 gene encoding beta-1,3-galactosyltransferase 5-like: protein MVLACVGLVFFTLHLTEISIFCQKREKVTELTSATDTRNFLHLPDIDCHRTPPFLILLVTSAPGQLKARMAIRQTWGKHRLVAGNRIVTYFLLGITTKQSDLVDVIFESQKYRDIIQKDFMDSYYNLTLKTMMGIEWVHIFCSQSRFVMKTDTDMFVNIFYLSELLLRKNRSTRFFTGFLMMNERPIRDRGSKWYVSEAEYPASTYPPFCSGTGYVLSTDVVSQIYNISESVPFIKLEDVFIGLCLAKLKINPEELHSEQTFFLHKVGFSFCRFRKIVTSHQVEPYELLIFWDALEKSKDEKCPDV, encoded by the coding sequence atggtaTTGGCCtgtgttggtttggtttttttcacgCTGCATTTGACTGAAATCTCTATATTCTGCCAAAAGAGGGAAAAGGTCACAGAACTGACTTCTGCAACAGATACCAGAAACTTTTTGCATTTGCCAGATATCGActgccataggactcctccttTCCTCATCCTCCTTGTGACCTCAGCACCTGGCCAGCTAAAAGCTAGGATGGCTATTCGTCAAACGTGGGGGAAACACAGACTAGTTGCTGGAAACCGCATTGTGACATATTTCCTTCTGGGAATAACCACAAAGCAAAGTGATCTAGTTGATGTTATTTTTGAAAGTCAGAAATACAGAGACATTATACAGAAGGATTTTATGGATTCATACTACAATCTGACTTTAAAGACAATGATGGGAATTGAATGGGTTCACATATTTTGTTCTCAATCCAGGTTTGTGATGAAAACGGACACAGATATGTTTGTCAATATCTTTTACCTAAGTGAACTTCTTTTAAGAAAAAACAGAAGCACCAGATTCTTCACAGGCTTTTTAATGATGAATGAGCGCCCAATacgagacagaggcagcaaatggtATGTGAGCGAAGCTGAATATCCAGCAAGCACATATCCTCCATTTTGTTCAGGGACTGGTTATGTTCTCTCCACTGATGTTGTTAGTCAGATTTATAATATTTCAGAAAGTGTCCCTTTTATTAAACTGGAGGATGTTTTCATAGGACTGTGTCTCGCTAAACTAAAAATCAACCCAGAGGAACTTCATTCAGAGCAGACTTTCTTCTTACATAAGGTTGGATTCTCTTTTTGTCGCTTCAGGAAAATTGTGACATCACATCAGGTGGAACCTTATGAGCTGTTGATTTTCTGGGATGCATTGGAGAAATCAAAAGATGAAAAATGCCCAGATGTGTGA
- the LOC142821206 gene encoding uncharacterized protein LOC142821206 gives MSQPSEGSQPSTAPHDQPGGSREPARGRKRRAPAWSSAEIVDLIEVWGEASNVHDLRTSHRNAAVYGRMAASLAARGHQRSREQVRCKIKDLRQSYSRACLPGADPEACPHFHALDRILGPHAVPAPRDVIDPGAEGPLLDTEEEEEGSESQEPAASLPRTRDPRGTPQSRSPASSEAGEASTSAAPGTAGRTTPPAAAARARASRTARNQEDYQRRHLRFLDRQLRLQDHWVQEDLRLRQRSLEALEEQGRALRGHLQSLLDRFPFPPPPAPPLAPPLAPPAPPLAPPLAPPAPPLAPPLAPPAPPAPPASAPASSTPPVLSAPPSTTIPHRRPRTRSVARRERHPDSHP, from the exons atgagccagccatccgagggctcccagccctccactgctccccacgaccagcctggcggctcccgggagcctgcccgggggcgcaaaaggcgggcgcccgcctggtcaagtgcggagatcgtggacctcatcgaggtttggggggaagcctcaaatgtccacgatctccgcactagccaccggaacgcggccgtctatggacgcatggctgccagcctggccgccaggggccaccagcgcagccgggagcaggtgcgctgcaagattaaagacttgcggcagtcctactcccgggcctgcctgccaggggctgacccggaggcctgcccccacttccatgccctggaccgcatcctggggcctcatgccgtccctgccccccgggacgtgattgaccccggggcagagggaccgctcctggacaccgaggaggaggaagagggctctgagagccaggagcctgctgccagccttcccaggacccgggacccccgaggcaccccacagagccgctcgcctgcatcatcagaggccggggaggcgtccacct ctgcagcaccggggactgcagggcgcaccaccccgcctgcagcagccgcccgcgcccgggcaagcaggacagccaggaaccaggaggactaccagaggcggcatctccggttcctggaccgacagctccgtctccaggaccactgggtccaggaggacctcaggctgcgccagaggagtctggaggccctggaggagcagggccgtgccctgcgaggccacctccagagcctgctagaccgctttccatttcctcctccccctgctccccctcttgctccccctcttgctccccctgctccccctcttgctccccctcttgctccccctgctccccctcttgctccccctcttgctccccctgctcctcctgctcctcctgcttccgctcctgcttcctccacaccccctgtcctctctgcccccccctccacaaccattccccaccgacgcccccggacccgcagtgtggcgagacgggagaggcacccagactcccacccctga